A genomic window from Lycium barbarum isolate Lr01 chromosome 4, ASM1917538v2, whole genome shotgun sequence includes:
- the LOC132636506 gene encoding uncharacterized protein LOC132636506, giving the protein MQVLRSNETITPKLSFPPAKSPLVGRTNRPTSKFLASPRSKHRDSSPLISRRPVRTTATSHYSLRKVHGSANKEIIKRALTPPARRPTLRWLDFKPTPSRLCNMSAA; this is encoded by the coding sequence ATGCAGGTTCTCCGTTCCAATGAAACCATCACTCCAAAGCTTTCATTTCCACCAGCAAAGTCACCACTAGTTGGCAGAACCAACAGGCCAACTAGTAAGTTTCTTGCATCACCAAGGTCTAAACACAGAGATTCATCACCCCTCATTTCAAGAAGACCAGTGAGGACAACAGCAACAAGCCATTATAGTCTACGAAAAGTTCATGGATCGGCGAACAAAGAGATCATAAAGAGGGCATTAACACCACCAGCTCGCCGACCAACCTTGAGATGGTTGGATTTTAAGCCAACTCCTAGTCGCCTTTGTAATATGTCTGCAGCATAG